CGAGGCGGGCGTCCAGCCGGCGGTCCCAGTGCACGTGCGAGCCGAGGCCGACCGGGACGTCGTACGCCAGCACCTCGACGACGCCGCCGAGGGTGTCGCCGTCCTTGTGAGCCTGGTCGATCTCCGCGACCATCGCCTTCGACGCGTCCGCGTCCAGGCAGCGGACCGGGTCCGCGTCCAGCTTCTCGACGTCCGCGGGGGTCGGCAGGACGCCGTAGGGCGCCTTCGCGGCGGCCAGCTCGACGACGTGCGAGACGATCTCGATGCCGGCCGTCTCCTTCAGGTACGACCGGGCCACCGCACCCAGCGCGACCCGGGCGGCCGTCTCACGCGCGGAGGCGCGCTCCAGGATCGGCCGGGCCTCGTCGAAGCCGTACTTCTGCATCCCGGCGAGGTCGGCGTGGCCGGGGCGCGGCCGGGTGAGCGGGGCGTTGCGGGCGAGGCCCGCGAGGATCTCCGGGTCGACCGGGTCGGCCGACATGACCTGCTCCCACTTCGGCCACTCCGTGTTGCCCACCATGACGGCGACCGGTGAACCCATGGTCAGGCCGTGCCGGACACCGCCGAGGAAGGTGACCTCGTCGCGCTCGAACTTCATGCGCGCACCACGCCCATAGCCGAGCCGTCGCCGCGCGAGGTGGTCGGCGACCATCTCCGTGGTGATCGGCACGCCGGCGGGAAGGCCCTCCAACGTCGCGACAAGTGCGGGACCGTGGGACTCCCCCGCGGTCAGCCAACGCAGCCTGCTCAACGATGCTCCTCAGTGCTCGCGCCCTGGTACTGCTCTGCGCACGCGCGTCCATCGCGTACGTCGGTGGCGTGACCGGGTGCGCGGCCCTGGCCCGCCACCTCCGATCCTCCCACGTCCCGGCCCCGGAACCGGTCGCCGGTCCAGCAAGCGGACGGGGGACGGCCGGGGGCGGGCTCACGAGTGGTGCGAGGCCCCGCGGGAGGCGAGGGCGTGCTCGCCCGCCTTGCGCATGGCTTCCACCGGCGCCGGGACACGGCCGGTCATCTGCTCCACCTGGAGGACCGCCTGGTGCACGAGCAGGTCGAGGCCGCTGACGACGGCGCCGCCGAACATGGACCAGCGGGCGGCCAGCTCGGTCGGCCACGGGTCGTAGAGCACGTCGAACAGGGTGGCGGGGCGCTCCGGCACCGCGGCGGCGAGGGCGTCCGTGGCCCCGGCCGGGGTGGTCGCGACGACCAGCGGGAAGCGCAGCGCGTCGGCGGCGTCCGCCCAGTCGGCGATCCGGACCTCGACGTCGAGCCGCTCGCCCCACTGCCGCATCTCGGCGGCGCGGGCCGCGCTGCGGACGTACGCGACGATCTCCCCGGTGCAGACCCTGGTCAGGGCGGCCAGGGCGGAGGACGCGGTGGCGCCGGCGCCGAGGATCGCGGCCGAGTCGACCTGTTCGACACCGCGCTCGCGCAGGGCGGCGACCATGCCGGGGATGTCCGTGTTGTCGCCGAGCCGGCGGCCGTCCTCGGTGAACACGAGGGTGTTGACCGCCTCGACGGAGGCCGCCGTCTCGCTGATCTCGTCGAGCAGCGGGATGACCGCACGCTTCAGCGGCATGGTCAGCGAGAGACCGGCCCATTCGGCGCCGAGCCCGGCGACGAAGGAGGGCAGGGCCTCCTCGTCGACGTCGAAACGGTCGTACGTCCAGCCGGTGAGTTCCATCGCCTCGTACGCGGCGCGGTGCAGCACCGGGGAGAGGGAGTGGACGATGGGGCTGCCGAGTACCGCGGCCCGGCGGGCGTCAGTTGCCCGTGCTGGCATCGAACTTGTCCTTGAGTTTCTGGAACTGTGCGTAGGTCTTGGCGAATTCGGTGTTGTTCTCACCGTCGGTCGCCACGAAATAGATCCAGCCGTCGGTGGTCGGATTCATCGTGGCCTTCAGCGCGTCCTCACCGGGATTGCCGATCGGTCCCGGCGTCAGGCCCCTGTTGGTGTAGGTGTTGTACGGGTCCTTGTTGCTGTTGATCTCGGACTCGCTGATGTTGATCTTGCTCTCGCCCTTCAGGTAGTTGAAGGTCGAGTCGAACTGGAGCAACTGGTTGGTCTGGTCGTTCGTCGGCTTGAGCCGGTTGTAGACGACCTCCGCCATCTTGCGGTAGTCGTCGTGCGTCTTGCCCTCGGCCTGGACGAGGCTGGCGACCGTGATGACCTCCAGCGGGCTTTCCAGCTTGAGCGTCTTGGCCTTGGCCTCGAGGTCGTACTGGCCGTACACCTCGTTGGCGTGGGCGACCATCGACTTCAGGACCGCCTCGGGCTTCATGCCCTTGGCGGCGCCGTACGTCCCCGGGAAGAGGAAGCCCTCCAGTGGGTCCTTGATGTCCTCGTTGTCGTTCGCCCAGGCGGGCAGACCGAGCGTCTTGTACTCGCTCTCCGCCACTTTTCTGGTGGCACCGGAGGCAAGTCCGAGTTTCGTGTCGATGGCCTTGTAGACGGCCACGTTCCGCTGCCCCGGGGTGACCAGCACATTGGCCTGGCTGGCCGGGTCGAGCATCATCTCCACGGCGCTCTTCGCGGACATCTCCTTCTTCAGGATGTACGCGCCCGCCTGGATGCCGCCCGCTTCGGGGTTGTTCGTGACCGCGGAGACGAACGCGTCCACGCTCTTGACGACGCCGGCGTCCTTGAGCAGTCTGCCGATGGCGGCGCCGCCGGAGCCCTTGGGCACCTGGATGCTCACGGTCTGCTTCGTGCCGTCGCCCGTGTAGTCCGGAGCCGCGGCGTAACGATTCTTGTAGTAGTCGTAGCCGAAGTAGCCGACGCCCGCGACACCGCCGCCGAACACCAGCACGACGACCAGGCAGGCACAGCCGCTGCGGCTCTTCTTGCTCTTCGTACCCTTGGCGCCCTTGCCGCCCCGGCCCCGCCGGTCGCCGCGGCCCTCCGGCTCGTCGTCGTCCTCGTCGTCCTCGGCCCCGCCGCCCGCGAAGAAGGCGTGCTCACCCTGATCGGGCCCGGGGTCCCAGTCGGGCTTCTGCTCGGCCTCGGCCTCCGGCACCGGCTCCGGTTCGGGCTCGGCGCGGCGCCGGGCGGGCGGCTCCGGCGGCGGGTACGCCTCCGGAGTGCCGTAGAAGTCGGGCTGTTCGGCGCCGTAGGCCGCGGCCTGCTGACCGTAGGGGTCGCCGGGGTCGGCGGCGTAGGGGACGTGGGCATGGGTGCCCGTGCCGTCCCAGCCGCCCTCCTGATACCCCTCGTGGTAGGCCTGCGGGTTCTGGTGCCCGTACTGCTGGTCCTGAGCGCCGTACTGCTGCTGGTCGTAGCCCTGGTACTGCGGGTCGTACTGCTGCTGACCGTACTGCTGCGCCTGTCCCTGGCCCCAGTCGCCGTACTCCTGCTGCGGCTGCTGCTGCGGGTAGTGGTGGTGCTGTGGCTGGCCGCCGTAGGCAGGCTGATGGCCCGTGGGGGCCTGCTGCCCTTCCCATCCGCCATCCCCGTACAACGGG
The sequence above is a segment of the Streptomyces asoensis genome. Coding sequences within it:
- a CDS encoding shikimate dehydrogenase, with the protein product MPARATDARRAAVLGSPIVHSLSPVLHRAAYEAMELTGWTYDRFDVDEEALPSFVAGLGAEWAGLSLTMPLKRAVIPLLDEISETAASVEAVNTLVFTEDGRRLGDNTDIPGMVAALRERGVEQVDSAAILGAGATASSALAALTRVCTGEIVAYVRSAARAAEMRQWGERLDVEVRIADWADAADALRFPLVVATTPAGATDALAAAVPERPATLFDVLYDPWPTELAARWSMFGGAVVSGLDLLVHQAVLQVEQMTGRVPAPVEAMRKAGEHALASRGASHHS
- the aroC gene encoding chorismate synthase — encoded protein: MSRLRWLTAGESHGPALVATLEGLPAGVPITTEMVADHLARRRLGYGRGARMKFERDEVTFLGGVRHGLTMGSPVAVMVGNTEWPKWEQVMSADPVDPEILAGLARNAPLTRPRPGHADLAGMQKYGFDEARPILERASARETAARVALGAVARSYLKETAGIEIVSHVVELAAAKAPYGVLPTPADVEKLDADPVRCLDADASKAMVAEIDQAHKDGDTLGGVVEVLAYDVPVGLGSHVHWDRRLDARLAAALMGIQAIKGVEVGDGFDLARVPGSKAHDEIITTPEGIRRASGRSGGTEGGLTTGELLRVRAAMKPIATVPRALKTVDVATGEATQAHHQRSDVCAVPAAGIVAEAMVALVLADAVAEKFGGDSVTETRRNVRSYLDSLHIR
- the mltG gene encoding endolytic transglycosylase MltG, producing the protein MTEYGRGPGSEPWHPEDPLYGDGGWEGQQAPTGHQPAYGGQPQHHHYPQQQPQQEYGDWGQGQAQQYGQQQYDPQYQGYDQQQYGAQDQQYGHQNPQAYHEGYQEGGWDGTGTHAHVPYAADPGDPYGQQAAAYGAEQPDFYGTPEAYPPPEPPARRRAEPEPEPVPEAEAEQKPDWDPGPDQGEHAFFAGGGAEDDEDDDEPEGRGDRRGRGGKGAKGTKSKKSRSGCACLVVVLVFGGGVAGVGYFGYDYYKNRYAAAPDYTGDGTKQTVSIQVPKGSGGAAIGRLLKDAGVVKSVDAFVSAVTNNPEAGGIQAGAYILKKEMSAKSAVEMMLDPASQANVLVTPGQRNVAVYKAIDTKLGLASGATRKVAESEYKTLGLPAWANDNEDIKDPLEGFLFPGTYGAAKGMKPEAVLKSMVAHANEVYGQYDLEAKAKTLKLESPLEVITVASLVQAEGKTHDDYRKMAEVVYNRLKPTNDQTNQLLQFDSTFNYLKGESKINISESEINSNKDPYNTYTNRGLTPGPIGNPGEDALKATMNPTTDGWIYFVATDGENNTEFAKTYAQFQKLKDKFDASTGN